A stretch of Arctopsyche grandis isolate Sample6627 chromosome 9, ASM5162203v2, whole genome shotgun sequence DNA encodes these proteins:
- the LOC143917452 gene encoding solute carrier family 22 member 3-like, producing MTEEKLKPIEIDFDNVLKEVGVFGKYQLKYFILLVIPVILTSTHANNYIFSAPDTKYRCKTFCDGDVKEFEPIWLENVVENGDRCSMYIKRNHSSSSETSCPADWFDKTTKVPCEEYVFKDDYTFVQEMEIPCEEWKRTLIGTIHSLGTLIALPFVGYISDRFGRRTTLLISCVLEGSLGIIKSLSVNYGMFLAFELIEPSLGSGVYTACYILALEVLVPNTRALAGTIINIFFGSGQAIMGAVAMGFPYWRTFLQVVYPPTILVVFFYWLIEESSRWLLTKKRYQEVLDNVQLAAKSNGKQVSEKTMSALKFNAENASKFDSNDESKTPTEKTQSPYLEVFKSKTMVLRLLKCSFWWITCVFCFYGLSINAVALAGNLYLNFIFAALVEVPAHLLGLFGMTYIGRKWTIFIAFVIGGICNFSFAFIPEDEDLQWLSMTVYLLGKLFVTLAFSSIYLYTSELFPTTLRHSLLAFCSMIGRVGSILAPQTPLLTVYMEELPSILFGSTCIISALLMLTSPETLHLRLPETIEEAKNITSLKIVKEEKEPHISA from the exons ATGACTGAAGAGAAGTTGAAACCTATTGAAATTGACTTTGACAATGTGTTGAAAGAGGTGGGTGTTTTCGGAAAAtatcaattgaaatattttattttgttggtGATTCCGGTCATTTTGACATCCACGCATGCAAACAACTACATATTTTCAGCGCCAGACACAAAATATAG ATGTAAGACGTTCTGCGACGGAGATGTCAAGGAGTTCGAACCGATATGGCTGGAAAATGTTGTTGAGAATGGTGACAGATGCTCTATGTACATCAAACGAAACCATTCCTCATCATCAGAGACATCATGTCCGGCGGACTGGTTTGACAAAACCACGAAGGTACCTTGTGAAGAATACGTCTTCAAGGATGATTACACGTTCGTGCAAGAG ATGGAAATACCGTGTGAAGAATGGAAGAGGACTCTCATAGGTACCATACACAGTCTAGGTACGTTGATTGCATTGCCGTTCGTGGGATACATTTCCGATCGGTTCGGCAGAAGAACTACTCTGCTCATCTCTTGCGTGTTGGAGGGAAGTCTCGGAATAATAAAATCTCTTTCGGTTAACTATGGCATGTTTCTGGCGTTCGAGCTCATCGAACCAAGTCTAGGGTCTGGAGTATATACAgcttgttatatcttag CCTTGGAGGTTTTAGTTCCGAATACGAGAGCCCTTGCCGGAACTATCATCAACATATTCTTCGGCTCCGGTCAAGCGATCATGGGTGCTGTTGCAATGGGTTTCCCATACTGGAGGACCTTCCTCCAAGTTGTCTACCCACCGACGATTCTCGTCGTCTTCTTCTACTGGCTAATCGAAGAAAGCAGTCGATGGCTGCTCACCAAGAAGCGCTACCAAGAAGTATTGGACAATGTACAATTAGCGGCAAAATCCAACGGGAAGCAAGTGTCCGAGAAGACCATGTCAGCTTTGAAGTTCAACGCCGAAAATGCTTCGAAATTCGACAGCAATGACGAATCTAAAACACCCACCGAGAAAACACAGTCTCCGTACTTAGAGGTGTTCAAATCGAAGACTATGGTCTTGAGACTGCTCAAGTGTTCGTTCTGGTGGATCACATGTGTGTTCTGCTTCTACGGACTGTCGATAAATGCGGTGGCACTGGCAGGAAATTTGTATCTGAACTTTATATTCGCTGCTCTGGTTGAAGTTCCAGCTCATTTGTTGGGTTTGTTCGGAATGACCTATATAGGACGAAAGTGGACTATATTCATAGCGTTCGTCATCGGTGGAATTTGCAACTTTTCATTTGCTTTCATTCCAGAGGATGAAg atttacagtgGCTCTCGATGACCGTTTACCTTCTGGGTAAACTTTTCGTCACGCTGGCATTCAGTTCTATTTATCTGTACACGTCAGAACTCTTTCCTACAACCTTGCGACACTCCCTTTTGGCATTTTGTTCGATGATTGGAAGGGTCGGATCGATTCTGGCTCCTCAAACACCGCTCTTG aCCGTTTATATGGAAGAGTTACCGTCGATATTATTCGGAAGCACTTGTATTATATCTGCCCTACTAATGCTAACATCACCGGAAACGTTGCACTTGAGATTACCAGAAACGATAGAAGAAGCTAAAAATATCACATCTctaaaaatagtaaaagaaGAAAAAGAACCTCATATATCagcgtaa